In Burkholderiales bacterium, the following proteins share a genomic window:
- a CDS encoding aldo/keto reductase: MNTVTLPSGERVPALGMGTWYVGDSPARRADEIAALRAGLDLGATLIDTAEMYGEGKSESLIGEAIEGRRDEVFLVSKVYPHNATRTGAIAACERSLKRLRTDRIDLYLLHWRGGVPFEETLEAFGRLRRDGKIRHFGVSNLDRADMEEFRDAPGGQGVQTDQLLYNLTRRGIEWELLPFLRERRIPVMAYSPLEQTRLLRDRRLVQFARDHGMTPAQAALAWLLARDDVIAIPKAASVAHVRENVAAAEMRLAQAQLDELDRLFPPPRSAGALEML; the protein is encoded by the coding sequence ATGAACACCGTCACTCTACCTTCGGGCGAGCGCGTGCCGGCGCTCGGCATGGGCACCTGGTACGTGGGCGATTCCCCGGCGCGCCGCGCCGACGAGATCGCCGCGTTGCGCGCAGGGCTGGACCTGGGCGCGACGCTGATCGACACCGCCGAGATGTACGGCGAGGGCAAATCGGAGTCGCTGATCGGAGAAGCGATCGAGGGCCGTCGCGACGAGGTGTTCCTCGTGAGCAAGGTCTATCCGCACAACGCGACGCGCACAGGCGCGATCGCCGCGTGCGAGCGCAGCCTGAAACGGCTCAGGACCGACCGCATCGATCTCTATCTGCTGCACTGGCGCGGCGGCGTGCCGTTCGAGGAGACGCTGGAGGCGTTCGGGCGCCTCCGGCGCGACGGAAAGATTCGCCACTTCGGCGTCTCCAACCTCGACCGCGCCGACATGGAGGAATTCCGCGATGCGCCGGGCGGGCAGGGCGTGCAGACCGACCAGCTCCTCTACAACCTGACCCGGCGCGGCATCGAATGGGAGCTGCTGCCGTTCTTACGCGAGCGGCGCATCCCGGTGATGGCGTATTCGCCGCTCGAGCAGACGCGGTTGCTGCGCGACCGCAGGCTCGTGCAGTTCGCCCGCGACCACGGCATGACCCCGGCGCAGGCGGCGCTCGCGTGGCTGCTGGCGCGCGATGACGTCATCGCCATTCCCAAAGCGGCGAGCGTCGCGCACGTGCGCGAGAACGTCGCGGCGGCGGAGATGCGCCTCGCGCAGGCGCAGCTCGACGAGCTCGATCGCCTGTTCCCGCCGCCGAGGTCGGCGGGCGCGCTGGAAATGCTCTAG